The Flavobacteriales bacterium TMED191 genome contains a region encoding:
- a CDS encoding thioesterase yields the protein MSRILYIIIFSFHSKYIKLRIYIYNMPRIKLSIPKTIHFSTTLFLRIYDMNYGGHLGNDSVLSIVHEARVRFLQXLGLSEKNFYGSGLLMADSAIVYKKEAFYGQKLDISITVSDLYKHGFELFYMIHDMKKNEIARVKTGLVCYDKTLKKIVKLPVVFIDKFS from the coding sequence ATGTCAAGGATATTATATATAATAATTTTTTCATTTCATAGTAAATATATTAAATTACGAATTTATATATATAATATGCCAAGAATCAAGTTATCAATTCCAAAAACTATACACTTTTCAACAACATTATTTCTTAGAATTTATGATATGAATTATGGGGGTCATTTAGGTAATGATTCTGTCTTAAGTATTGTTCACGAAGCTAGAGTAAGATTTTTACAAGNTTTAGGATTAAGTGAGAAAAATTTTTATGGTTCTGGTTTACTGATGGCAGATAGTGCTATAGTTTACAAAAAGGAGGCTTTTTATGGTCAGAAATTAGATATTTCAATCACTGTTTCGGACCTTTATAAGCATGGGTTTGAGTTATTTTATATGATTCATGATATGAAAAAGAATGAAATAGCTAGAGTTAAAACAGGTTTAGTTTGTTATGATAAAACTCTTAAAAAGATAGTTAAATTGCCCGTTGTTTTTATCGATAAATTTAGTTAG